The following coding sequences are from one Salvia hispanica cultivar TCC Black 2014 chromosome 3, UniMelb_Shisp_WGS_1.0, whole genome shotgun sequence window:
- the LOC125216626 gene encoding cyclin-T1-3-like — protein MASLLTGETSHHGAPVEDVGSHWYLSRKEIEENSPSRQDGIDLKKETYLRKSYCTFLQDLGMRLKVPQVTIATAIIFCHRFFLRQSHVRNDRRTIATVCMFLAGKVEETPRPLKDVILVSYEIIHKKDAAAMQRIKQKEVYEQQKELVLLGERVVLGTLGYDLNVHHPYKPLVEAIKKFKVAQNALAQVAWNFVNDGLRTSLCLQFKPHHIAAGAIFLAAKFLKVKLPSEGEKVWWQEFDVTPRQLEEVSNQMLELYEQNRVPQSQTSEAEGSAGGSQRPPSKMTANEEHVTSYSSPHGGSALKSSSSKPALSQPSPDEQFVDNHSGPSRNTHAQNSEYESSEYNSFPDRRGEDVIHEREALPQQGNSGETQNKTKLGHGEEDQKKDALESKDKYHGRNVSNKDIALSQSPHDATRKLDREKIKAAFERRKARGDITRKVDPVDELEKELEDVEVPGDSEKTKRERKQSWNKPSRTDHENSHSTKYDNESGDAQYPLMKGQSSHGEDFDTVEEGELEPSDQADRAYRSPRTSRKRKASSPLAGSPLDRNGQGRPGYSEREHKRHGHERG, from the exons ATGGCTAGCCTGTTGACTGGTGAAACCTCCCATCATGGAGCACCTGTAGAAGATGTTGGTTCACACTGGTACTTATCAAGGAAGGAAATCGAAGAGAATTCTCCTTCTAGACAAGACGGTATTGATTTGAAGAAAGAGACTTACCTGCGCAAATCATATTGCACATTTTTACAAGATTTGGGCATGAGGCTGAAAGT GCCACAGGTGACAATTGCTACtgcaattatattttgtcatcGTTTCTTCCTTCGTCAATCCCATGTGAGAAATGACAGAAGG ACTATTGCCACCGTATGTATGTTTCTAGCGGGTAAGGTTGAAGAAACTCCCCGTCCTCTTAAAGATGTGATTCTTGTGTCGTATGagattattcataaaaaagatGCTGCAGCTATGCAGAGGATCAAGCAAAAG GAAGTGTATGAGCAACAAAAGGAACTTGTTTTATTGGGAGAAAGGGTTGTGCTTGGAACACTTGGTTATGACCTGAATGTACATCACCCATATAAGCCCCTTGTTGAGGCAATTAAAAAGTTCAAGGTTGCTCAAAATGCCCTAGCTCAAGTTGCATGGAACTTTGTAAATGATGG GCTTCGGACTTCTCTGTGCTTGCAATTTAAGCCCCACCACATTGCAGCAGGTGCTATTTTCCTTGCTGCCAAGTTTCTCAAAGTGAAGCTTCCATCTGAGGGTGAGAAGGTTTGGTGGCAGGAGTTTGATGTCACCCCACGACAGTTGGAGG AGGTTAGCAACCAGATGTTGGAGTTGTATGAACAAAACAGAGTCCCACAATCACAGACAAGTGAAGCAGAAGGGAGTGCTGGTGGTAGTCAGCGACCCCCATCAAAGATGACTGCTAATGAAGAACATGTTACCAGTTATAGTTCCCCTCATGGTGGATCTGCTTTGAAGAGTTCGTCCTCTAAGCCTGCACTATCACAGCCAAGTCCTGATGAACAATTTGTCGACAATCACAGTGGACCTTCTAGAAATACTCATGCACAAAACAGTGAGTATGAAAGTTCTGAATATAATAGTTTTCCAGATCGCCGGGGAGAGGATGTGATTCATGAACGAGAAGCCCTTCCACAACAGGGGAACTCGGGGGAGACCCAGAACAAAACTAAGCTCGGGCATGGGGAGGAGGATCAAAAAAAGGACGCTCTAGAATCTAAGGACAAATATCATGGAAGAAATGTGTCCAACAAGGATATTGCACTTAGTCAGTCACCTCATGATGCTACTAGAAAGCTTGACAGGGAGAAGATTAAAGCTGCCTTTGAAAGAAGGAAGGCTCGTGGAGATATTACTCGTAAAGTAGACCCTGTGGATGAGCTTGAAAAGGAATTGGAAGATGTGGAAGTTCCTGGGGACAGTGAGAAGACTAAGCGTGAAAGAAAGCAAAGTTGGAACAAGCCGTCAAGGACAGACCATGAGAACTCCCACAGCACCAAATACGACAATGAGTCTGGAGATGCGCAATACCCCCTAATGAAGGGGCAATCCTCCCACGGAGAAGATTTTGATACTGTAGAAGAAGGTGAACTTGAACCATCTGATCAAGCTGATCGGGCATATCGGTCACCTCGCACGAGCCGCAAGAGAAAAGCCAGTAGCCCGTTGGCAGGTAGCCCGTTGGATAGGAATGGACAGGGGAGGCCTGGGTATTCAGAAAGAGAACACAAACGGCATGGCCATGAACGGGGTTGA
- the LOC125216629 gene encoding uncharacterized protein LOC125216629, whose product MATTLPPSTLHLPKPNPTFPSQPRPLKFPAPPPPRAAPEDPPSESFEERLSQVRLRYRSGSGKKAEVRKSRKGKKTGSGASVFLPPVALKEPKSEGLNVEFGFSPYSERVNGRIAILGLSALFLVELATGQGVINYHTPSIVFLQIYFVAAVSAIYVKFEKEKISVWPK is encoded by the coding sequence ATGGCAACTACTCTCCCACCTTCAACTCTCCACCTCCCTAAGCCTAACCCCACATTCCCATCCCAACCCCGGCCTCTCAAATTCCCCGCGCCTCCCCCTCCCCGCGCCGCCCCAGAAGACCCCCCTTCGGAAAGCTTCGAGGAGCGCCTCTCGCAAGTGCGGCTCCGGTACCGCAGCGGATCGGGGAAGAAAGCGGAGGTGCGGAAGAGCCGGAAGGGCAAGAAAACCGGGTCGGGTGCGAGCGTGTTCCTGCCGCCTGTGGCGCTGAAAGAGCCCAAATCGGAAGGGCTGAATGTTGAATTCGGGTTCAGCCCTTATTCGGAGCGGGTGAACGGGCGGATTGCGATTCTGGGATTGAGCGCTCTGTTTCTGGTGGAGCTGGCCACGGGTCAGGGCGTCATTAACTATCACACTCCCTCCATTGTCTTCCTTCAGATTTACTTCGTGGCCGCGGTTTCCGCCATTTATGTCAAATTTGAGAAAGAGAAGATCAGTGTTTGGCCCAAATGA
- the LOC125216628 gene encoding dual-specificity RNA methyltransferase RlmN isoform X1 → MEMTLSRGQWMRRHLATLCFPSSSSLTPLRFLPIANSNARFLSFSAAATLQSNVPLNPKVNLECDGGMEIPIKGSMVLLKGMRYHELEKWVQSHGYRPGQAMMLWKRLYGNNIWAHCHEELEGLNKDFKKMLSAHAEFKALHLKDMISASDGTKKILFTLEDGLVIETVVIPCPRGRTTVCVSSQVGCAMNCQFCYTGRMGLKRNLSAAEIVEQAVFARRLFSHEVGNITNVVFMGMGEPLHNIENVLKAADIMVDEQGLQFSPRKVTVSTSGLVPQLKRFLKESNCALAVSLNATTDEVRNWVMPINRKYNLELLLGTLREELRLKRHYKVLFEYVMLAGVNDSVEDAKRLINLVQGIPCKVNLISFNPHCGSNFKPTTDEKMIEFRNILAKARVVVFVRPSRGDDQMAACGQLGKPGEIQAPLLKVPLKFRPVLDSSLSA, encoded by the exons ATGGAGATGACGCTCAGCCGCGGGCAGTGGATGAGGCGGCACCTCGCAACCCTCTGCTtcccttcctcttcctctctcacACCACTCCGCTTTCTCCCCATCGCCAATTCCAATGCCCgatttctctctttctcagcTGCTGCCACTCTCCAATCCAACGTCCCCCTCAACCCTAAAG TTAACTTAGAGTGCGACGGAGGTATGGAAATTCCAATCAAGGGTTCCATGGTGCTTTTGAAAGGGATGAGATATCACGAGCTTGAG AAATGGGTTCAGTCGCATGGCTACAGGCCTGGTCAGGCTATGATGTTATGGAAACGCTTGTACGGAAACAATATCTGGGCTCACTGCCATGAAGAATTAGAAG GTTTGAACAAGGATTTCAAAAAGATGTTAAGTGCACATGCTGAATTCAAGGCACTACACTTAAAGGATATGATTTCAGCTTCAGATGGAACCAAGAAG ATACTGTTCACTTTGGAGGATGGACTAGTGATTGAAACCGTTGTGATTCCTTGTCCTAGAGGCCGGACTACAGTATGCGTTTCTAGTCAAGTGGGGTGTGCCATGAATTGTCAGTTTTGTTACACCGGGAG AATGGGACTGAAAAGAAATTTATCTGCTGCCGAGATTGTGGAGCAGGCTGTGTTTGCAAGGCGACTGTTCTCACATGAAGTTGGTAACATAACAAATGTTGTATTCATG GGGATGGGCGAACCGCTTCACAACATTGAGAATGTTCTAAAAGCTGCTGACATAATGGTAGACGAGCAAGGTCTTCAATTCAGTCCTCGTAAGGTTACTGTCTCGACTAGTGGTCTTGTTCCACAATTAAAGCGTTTCCTTAAAGAATCCAACTGTGCATTAGCTGTCAGTTTGAATGCTACCACGGATGAG GTCAGAAATTGGGTCATGCCAATCAACCGCAAGTATAACCTTGAGCTACTTCTTGGTACACTTCGGGAGGAACTTCGCTTGAAACGCCACTACAAGGTCTTATTCGAATATGTAATGCTTGCTGGAGTGAACGACAG TGTCGAAGATGCTAAGCGGTTGATCAATCTTGTCCAAGGCATTCCTTGCAAGGTCAATCTAATATCTTTCAATCCCCATTGTGGGTCAAACTTTAAGCCAACCACAGACGAGAAGATGATAGAGTTCCGCAACATACTTGCAAAAGCAAGAGTGGTGGTCTTCGTACGACCCAGCAGAGGCGATGATCAGATGGCCGCCTGTGGCCAGCTTGGCAAGCCGGGTGAAATCCAGGCTCCCTTGCTCAAAGTCCCACTTAAGTTTCGGCCTGTGCTGGATTCTTCGCTCTCAGCGTAG
- the LOC125216628 gene encoding dual-specificity RNA methyltransferase RlmN isoform X2: MEMTLSRGQWMRRHLATLCFPSSSSLTPLRFLPIANSNARFLSFSAAATLQSNVPLNPKECDGGMEIPIKGSMVLLKGMRYHELEKWVQSHGYRPGQAMMLWKRLYGNNIWAHCHEELEGLNKDFKKMLSAHAEFKALHLKDMISASDGTKKILFTLEDGLVIETVVIPCPRGRTTVCVSSQVGCAMNCQFCYTGRMGLKRNLSAAEIVEQAVFARRLFSHEVGNITNVVFMGMGEPLHNIENVLKAADIMVDEQGLQFSPRKVTVSTSGLVPQLKRFLKESNCALAVSLNATTDEVRNWVMPINRKYNLELLLGTLREELRLKRHYKVLFEYVMLAGVNDSVEDAKRLINLVQGIPCKVNLISFNPHCGSNFKPTTDEKMIEFRNILAKARVVVFVRPSRGDDQMAACGQLGKPGEIQAPLLKVPLKFRPVLDSSLSA, from the exons ATGGAGATGACGCTCAGCCGCGGGCAGTGGATGAGGCGGCACCTCGCAACCCTCTGCTtcccttcctcttcctctctcacACCACTCCGCTTTCTCCCCATCGCCAATTCCAATGCCCgatttctctctttctcagcTGCTGCCACTCTCCAATCCAACGTCCCCCTCAACCCTAAAG AGTGCGACGGAGGTATGGAAATTCCAATCAAGGGTTCCATGGTGCTTTTGAAAGGGATGAGATATCACGAGCTTGAG AAATGGGTTCAGTCGCATGGCTACAGGCCTGGTCAGGCTATGATGTTATGGAAACGCTTGTACGGAAACAATATCTGGGCTCACTGCCATGAAGAATTAGAAG GTTTGAACAAGGATTTCAAAAAGATGTTAAGTGCACATGCTGAATTCAAGGCACTACACTTAAAGGATATGATTTCAGCTTCAGATGGAACCAAGAAG ATACTGTTCACTTTGGAGGATGGACTAGTGATTGAAACCGTTGTGATTCCTTGTCCTAGAGGCCGGACTACAGTATGCGTTTCTAGTCAAGTGGGGTGTGCCATGAATTGTCAGTTTTGTTACACCGGGAG AATGGGACTGAAAAGAAATTTATCTGCTGCCGAGATTGTGGAGCAGGCTGTGTTTGCAAGGCGACTGTTCTCACATGAAGTTGGTAACATAACAAATGTTGTATTCATG GGGATGGGCGAACCGCTTCACAACATTGAGAATGTTCTAAAAGCTGCTGACATAATGGTAGACGAGCAAGGTCTTCAATTCAGTCCTCGTAAGGTTACTGTCTCGACTAGTGGTCTTGTTCCACAATTAAAGCGTTTCCTTAAAGAATCCAACTGTGCATTAGCTGTCAGTTTGAATGCTACCACGGATGAG GTCAGAAATTGGGTCATGCCAATCAACCGCAAGTATAACCTTGAGCTACTTCTTGGTACACTTCGGGAGGAACTTCGCTTGAAACGCCACTACAAGGTCTTATTCGAATATGTAATGCTTGCTGGAGTGAACGACAG TGTCGAAGATGCTAAGCGGTTGATCAATCTTGTCCAAGGCATTCCTTGCAAGGTCAATCTAATATCTTTCAATCCCCATTGTGGGTCAAACTTTAAGCCAACCACAGACGAGAAGATGATAGAGTTCCGCAACATACTTGCAAAAGCAAGAGTGGTGGTCTTCGTACGACCCAGCAGAGGCGATGATCAGATGGCCGCCTGTGGCCAGCTTGGCAAGCCGGGTGAAATCCAGGCTCCCTTGCTCAAAGTCCCACTTAAGTTTCGGCCTGTGCTGGATTCTTCGCTCTCAGCGTAG
- the LOC125210536 gene encoding F-box protein At1g70590-like gives MALFKRGKQFKHGRQPCLDKALDCFLKAAGGSAWLCSSYAKPPNTKQAVEWLYKASIAGHARAQYQLALSFHQGKGVEQSVREAAGWYARAAEGGYARAMYNTSLCYSLGEGLEQSDMLARKWMRRAADHGHSKAQYEHGLALISEGDAMNGVVYLELATRAGEMAAAPARDAVLEQLSASCRNRAVILADKWRSLASSR, from the exons ATGGCTTTGTTTAAGCGAGGGAAGCAATTCAAGCACGGCCGCCAGCCCTGCTTGGACAAGGCTTTGGATTGTTTCTTGAAGGCGGCAGGCGGCAGCGCGTGGCTCTGTTCTAGCTATG CTAAACCTCCAAATACCAAACAGGCAGTTGAGTGGCTGTACAAGGCTTCCATTGCCGGCCATGCTCGCGCTCAATACCAACTGGCGCTTTCTTTTCATCAAGGAAAAGGGGTGGAACAAAGTGTACGAGAAGCG GCTGGCTGGTATGCAAGAGCTGCAGAGGGGGGATATGCGCGTGCGATGTACAATACATCCCTATGCTACTCACTCGGTGAAGGTTTGGAGCAATCGGATATGTTGGCTAGAAAATGGATGAGGAGGGCAGCTGACCATGGCCATAGCAAAGCTCAGTATGAGCACGGATTGGCCCTCATTTCA GAAGGCGACGCAATGAATGGTGTGGTGTACCTGGAACTGGCTACCAGGGCCGGTGAAATGGCTGCAGCACCAGCAAGAGACGCTGTGCTTGAGCAACTCTCAGCAAGTTGTCGAAATAGAGCTGTAATTCTTGCCGACAAATGGCGCTCTTTAGCCTCCTCCCGGTGA
- the LOC125210534 gene encoding beta-arabinofuranosyltransferase RAY1 isoform X2, with protein sequence MLHYRIHLFFNQLTTEKENKKRKGNGLNINKEIEITRFPSGASEVVKITLPSHGRRCIWVCISYLVVSITRSFPQFILQILQSGLWLVWICGFFLIGVSFYGTQMLKDQIKMKSSSIPTITIFTAPRPFVGSFGERQSLAVRSWLGLSEHINVVLFSQDPSVSSFATSIGPRISVETKIDFTFLGTPFFHSMVARSLSSSSDISVLIDPDTILMPDLLSTLRYAHKLDQDWLLVASSRNASTFPFPLQSDDGGDRIQKLQALLVQEASCGEKMLIAWNNGDLPLHKGVLPPFLFGKGVHNHWLVTEALISDFRLVIDATLTVSSFYLSELDQEKSWELAGNSLLGRNYGSFSFDDPNYTNSFRLSTCGGNYLFTNTDHSAVFWQGYNRPLNLRNKSLFLSTQKELFDCVEAVKSHEGCFKREALSVTKAVTLPMSMESLLAMQADQNKTILLGIAGSSYKDMLMSWVCRLRYLQVPNYLVCALDDEVYDFSVLQGVPVIKCASPPTNISFDDCHFGSECFQKVTKVKSRMVLQILELGYNVLLSDVDVYWFKNPLDYLTSFGPGVLVAQSDEFNVTGAMNLPRRLNSGFYYAHSDRITIAALGKVVQHAAYSNLSEQPSFYDTLCGEGGSYRLGDDQCLDPETNLRVHFLDRDLFPNGAYRGLWEEEDTKKACEERGCFVLHNNWINGRKKKLERQVLSGLWEYDINTRMCLQSCRPQAQPCKIRARESRR encoded by the exons ATGCTCCACTACCgaattcatcttttttttaatcagtTGACAACTGAAAAGgagaacaaaaaaagaaaaggaaatggtttgaatataaataaggAAATTGAAATTACGCGTTTCCCTTCCGGAGCATCGGAAGTGGTGAAGATTACGCTGCCGTCACATG GGCGGAGATGTATATGGGTATGCATTTCTTATCTAGTAGTATCTATAACAAGAAG TTTCCCCCAATTTATTTTGCAGATTCTGCAAAGTGGACTTTGGCTTGTCTGGATATGTGGCTTCTTCTTGATTGGTGTCTCCTTCTACGGCACCCAAATGCTGAAAGACCAGATCAAGATGAAGAGTTCGAGTATCCCCACCATCACTATCTTTACAGCGCCGAGGCCTTTCGTTGGATCATTCGGTGAAAGACagagtcttgctgttagatcatGGCTCGGATTGTCGGAACACATCAATGTCGTTCTTTTCAGCCAAGACCCTTCTGTTTCCTCCTTTGCTACCTCCATTGGTCCACGAATCTCTGTGGAGACCAAAATCGATTTCAC GTTTCTGGGCACCCCCTTTTTCCATTCAATGGTTGCTCGATCTCTGTCATCCTCATCAGATATTTCTGTGTTGATTGATCCAGACACCATTCTCATGCCAGACCTTCTCTCCACTTTGAGATACGCTCATAAGCTAGACCAAGACTGGCTGCTCGTTGCTTCATCGCGAAACGCTTCCACCTTCCCCTTTCCGTTACAGTCTGATGATGGTGGCGATAGGATACAAAAG TTGCAGGCGTTGCTCGTTCAAGAAGCTTCGTGCGGAGAAAAAATGCTTATAGCATGGAACAATGGAGATCTGCCTCTTCACAAGGGTGTTCTTCCCCCTTTCTTGTTTGGGAAGGGAGTTCACAACCATTGGCTTGTCACTGAAGCTTTGATCTCTGATTTCAGGCTCGTGATCGATGCAACCTTGACTGTGTCGAGTTTCTACCTAAGCGAGCTTGATCAAGAAAAAAGCTGGGAACTTGCTGGGAATTCCCTTCTTGGAAGGAACTATGGATCATTTTCTTTCGATGATCCGAACTATACTAATTCATTCAGATTATCTACATGTGGTGGGAACTATCTGTTTACAAACACGGATCACAGCGCTGTGTTTTGGCAGGGATACAACAGACCACTGAACCTGAGAAACAAGAGCCTCTTTTTATCTACACAAAAGGAGTTGTTTGATTGTGTTGAAGCAGTGAAGTCACACGAAGGGTGCTTCAAACGAGAGGCGTTGAGTGTGACGAAAGCAGTCACACTTCCAATGTCCATGGAATCTCTACTGGCAATGCAGGCTGATCAGAACAAGACAATTCTACTTGGAATTGCTGGATCTAGTTACAAAGACATGCTGATGAGCTGGGTCTGCAGGCTGCGTTACCTCCAAGTACCGAACTATTTGGTCTGCGCCCTCGATGATGAAGTCTATGATTTCTCAGTCCTGCAG GGCGTCCCAGTTATTAAATGTGCATCTCCTCCAACCAACATCAGCTTCGATGACTGCCATTTCGGATCCGAATGCTTTCAGAAAGTAACTAAAGTGAAGTCAAGAATGGTTCTGCAGATTTTGGAGCTTGGGTATAATGTGCTTTTGAGTGATGTGGATGTGTATTGGTTCAAGAATCCATTGGATTATCTCACTTCTTTCGGCCCGGGTGTTCTTGTCGCACAGTCCGATGAATTTAATGTCACAG GAGCAATGAACTTGCCTCGGCGCCTTAACTCTGGCTTCTATTATGCTCATTCAGACAGAATAACAATTGCTGCGCTGGGAAAGGTGGTGCAGCACGCAGCCTATTCCAATCTATCCGAACAACCAAGCTTCTACGATACGTTATGCGGGGAAGGTGGCTCCTACAGGTTAGGCGATGACCAGTGCTTGGACCCAGAAACGAACCTACGGGTCCATTTCTTGGATCGAGATCTCTTCCCAAACGGTGCATACCGTGGTCTGTGGGAGGAGGAGGACACAAAGAAGGCCTGCGAGGAAAGGGGCTGTTTTGTTCTACACAACAACTGGATAAACGGGAGAAAAAAGAAGCTCGAAAGGCAGGTATTGTCCGGGCTGTGGGAGTATGACATCAACACTAGAATGTGTTTGCAAAGCTG TCGACCGCAAGCCCAGCCGTGCAAAATACGTGCAAGAGAAAGCAGGAGGTGA
- the LOC125210534 gene encoding beta-arabinofuranosyltransferase RAY1 isoform X1, whose translation MILQSGLWLVWICGFFLIGVSFYGTQMLKDQIKMKSSSIPTITIFTAPRPFVGSFGERQSLAVRSWLGLSEHINVVLFSQDPSVSSFATSIGPRISVETKIDFTFLGTPFFHSMVARSLSSSSDISVLIDPDTILMPDLLSTLRYAHKLDQDWLLVASSRNASTFPFPLQSDDGGDRIQKLQALLVQEASCGEKMLIAWNNGDLPLHKGVLPPFLFGKGVHNHWLVTEALISDFRLVIDATLTVSSFYLSELDQEKSWELAGNSLLGRNYGSFSFDDPNYTNSFRLSTCGGNYLFTNTDHSAVFWQGYNRPLNLRNKSLFLSTQKELFDCVEAVKSHEGCFKREALSVTKAVTLPMSMESLLAMQADQNKTILLGIAGSSYKDMLMSWVCRLRYLQVPNYLVCALDDEVYDFSVLQGVPVIKCASPPTNISFDDCHFGSECFQKVTKVKSRMVLQILELGYNVLLSDVDVYWFKNPLDYLTSFGPGVLVAQSDEFNVTGAMNLPRRLNSGFYYAHSDRITIAALGKVVQHAAYSNLSEQPSFYDTLCGEGGSYRLGDDQCLDPETNLRVHFLDRDLFPNGAYRGLWEEEDTKKACEERGCFVLHNNWINGRKKKLERQSTASPAVQNTCKRKQEVREETPSHSQSVSRQMKDIMVRVVHAGGRVEMYHTRIRASELIQKYPDFCITTPQVFNRPQESVLTADDVLLPGRKYFLMRRTSVEKLKRKHSARGRAGEIEEAGDVSFEESISSAQDLFVSTERPRRADSAAKKSVKEKRPFVPPIQKPKLWKESDWEPSLDSIRELSP comes from the exons ATG ATTCTGCAAAGTGGACTTTGGCTTGTCTGGATATGTGGCTTCTTCTTGATTGGTGTCTCCTTCTACGGCACCCAAATGCTGAAAGACCAGATCAAGATGAAGAGTTCGAGTATCCCCACCATCACTATCTTTACAGCGCCGAGGCCTTTCGTTGGATCATTCGGTGAAAGACagagtcttgctgttagatcatGGCTCGGATTGTCGGAACACATCAATGTCGTTCTTTTCAGCCAAGACCCTTCTGTTTCCTCCTTTGCTACCTCCATTGGTCCACGAATCTCTGTGGAGACCAAAATCGATTTCAC GTTTCTGGGCACCCCCTTTTTCCATTCAATGGTTGCTCGATCTCTGTCATCCTCATCAGATATTTCTGTGTTGATTGATCCAGACACCATTCTCATGCCAGACCTTCTCTCCACTTTGAGATACGCTCATAAGCTAGACCAAGACTGGCTGCTCGTTGCTTCATCGCGAAACGCTTCCACCTTCCCCTTTCCGTTACAGTCTGATGATGGTGGCGATAGGATACAAAAG TTGCAGGCGTTGCTCGTTCAAGAAGCTTCGTGCGGAGAAAAAATGCTTATAGCATGGAACAATGGAGATCTGCCTCTTCACAAGGGTGTTCTTCCCCCTTTCTTGTTTGGGAAGGGAGTTCACAACCATTGGCTTGTCACTGAAGCTTTGATCTCTGATTTCAGGCTCGTGATCGATGCAACCTTGACTGTGTCGAGTTTCTACCTAAGCGAGCTTGATCAAGAAAAAAGCTGGGAACTTGCTGGGAATTCCCTTCTTGGAAGGAACTATGGATCATTTTCTTTCGATGATCCGAACTATACTAATTCATTCAGATTATCTACATGTGGTGGGAACTATCTGTTTACAAACACGGATCACAGCGCTGTGTTTTGGCAGGGATACAACAGACCACTGAACCTGAGAAACAAGAGCCTCTTTTTATCTACACAAAAGGAGTTGTTTGATTGTGTTGAAGCAGTGAAGTCACACGAAGGGTGCTTCAAACGAGAGGCGTTGAGTGTGACGAAAGCAGTCACACTTCCAATGTCCATGGAATCTCTACTGGCAATGCAGGCTGATCAGAACAAGACAATTCTACTTGGAATTGCTGGATCTAGTTACAAAGACATGCTGATGAGCTGGGTCTGCAGGCTGCGTTACCTCCAAGTACCGAACTATTTGGTCTGCGCCCTCGATGATGAAGTCTATGATTTCTCAGTCCTGCAG GGCGTCCCAGTTATTAAATGTGCATCTCCTCCAACCAACATCAGCTTCGATGACTGCCATTTCGGATCCGAATGCTTTCAGAAAGTAACTAAAGTGAAGTCAAGAATGGTTCTGCAGATTTTGGAGCTTGGGTATAATGTGCTTTTGAGTGATGTGGATGTGTATTGGTTCAAGAATCCATTGGATTATCTCACTTCTTTCGGCCCGGGTGTTCTTGTCGCACAGTCCGATGAATTTAATGTCACAG GAGCAATGAACTTGCCTCGGCGCCTTAACTCTGGCTTCTATTATGCTCATTCAGACAGAATAACAATTGCTGCGCTGGGAAAGGTGGTGCAGCACGCAGCCTATTCCAATCTATCCGAACAACCAAGCTTCTACGATACGTTATGCGGGGAAGGTGGCTCCTACAGGTTAGGCGATGACCAGTGCTTGGACCCAGAAACGAACCTACGGGTCCATTTCTTGGATCGAGATCTCTTCCCAAACGGTGCATACCGTGGTCTGTGGGAGGAGGAGGACACAAAGAAGGCCTGCGAGGAAAGGGGCTGTTTTGTTCTACACAACAACTGGATAAACGGGAGAAAAAAGAAGCTCGAAAGGCAG TCGACCGCAAGCCCAGCCGTGCAAAATACGTGCAAGAGAAAGCAGGAGGTGAGAGAGGAGACGCCGTCTCATTCACAGAGTGTGAGCAGGCAAATGAAGGATATCATGGTGAGGGTAGTTCATGCTGGTGGTCGAGTAGAAATGTATCATACTCGAATTCGTGCCTCCGAACTCATTCAGAAATACCCAGATTTCTGCATCACTACTCCTCAGGTCTTCAACCGCCCACAGGAATCTGTCTTGACAGCAGACGACGTCTTGTTACCTGGCCGGAAATACTTTCTCATGAGGCGTACTTCTGTGGAGAAGTTGAAACGTAAACACTCAGCCAGAGGGAGGGCCGGTGAAATTGAAGAAGCCGGAGATGTTAGTTTCGAGGAATCCATCTCTTCTGCTCAGGACCTCTTCGTTTCCACAGAGCGTCCGCGTCGTGCAGATTCTGCAGCGAAAAAATCTGTGAAAGAGAAGAGACCATTCGTTCCACCAATCCAAAAGCCGAAGCTATGGAAGGAAAGCGACTGGGAGCCGAGCCTCGATTCTATACGAGAGTTATCTCCATGA